Below is a window of Plectropomus leopardus isolate mb unplaced genomic scaffold, YSFRI_Pleo_2.0 unplaced_scaffold25494, whole genome shotgun sequence DNA.
TGATTTCTGCTCGGCTCCGTCAGAACAACATGGCAGAGAGATATAAATGTGGGGCCGAGTTCCTGCCGTCGCCGCTCGCCAGCAAGGCCGACTTCGCCCTCACATCGGAGCCCCCATTGACCCGGAAAAGTCACATGACCGCCGTGGCTGTGGCGGTGGAGATGGGGCACGCCGTGGCGTTCCTGGGCACCGCCACCGGAGAGGTTTTCTTCATCTTTCcttatttgctttatttcattttcctcGTATTCGCGTGTGACACATTTGTCATCTCCCGCTGACTCAGAGAGAGCTCTACCAAACGaactaaagggttaatgcagtgtgtgtgttcgctgCAGGTGCTGAAGGTTCACCTGTCGGATCATCCCGAGGTGTACGGGCGAGCGCCGGCCGACGTCACCGGAGACAAAGTCAACAAGAACCTGCTGCTGGACTCCGGGCTGCGACACCTGTACATCACCACGGAGAAAAAGGTCAGAGCCGCTCATCGattcttcttttcatttctgcactctccatccatccatccatccatccatccatccatccatccgccGCAGAAGGTCAGCGGCTCCCTCATGTGCTCACCTCTGCGCTCTCGTCTCACGCTTAACGAGTCTTTCATTTATTCTCTCCGTCCCGTTTGATCATCTATTCATTCGTCGCACTAACGCCGATACATCCGTCTACATTAGCGCCCAGCAGTCAGCCATTGAttcctcctctctttgttttctcctccgccttttctcttcatctgtctcctctgtccttTCATCTCGCGCCCGCCATCGCTCCTCGCCGCCACACGCCTGAAAGTGAAATTGATGTTATTGATTCAGAAATGAATTAATTAGAATGCACTTCAAGAGAGCGATTCACTTTCATCAAGTCAAGTGACGACACTCgagctttttttccatctgctcATTTCAGTCAGAGCCGCCCGGGAAATTATTCACACAGCTGCCTCCAAAACGCTCGCCACGAAAACATCACGTCACCCAAACCGTCCCCGTACAAGAGGACGTTAAAGGAAGATCACGAA
It encodes the following:
- the LOC121966678 gene encoding plexin-B2-like, whose product is MYPLRSINQRLVEIIGACYSRNGIINEKAAVYSPYSSKSEELCSSSNQNNMAERYKCGAEFLPSPLASKADFALTSEPPLTRKSHMTAVAVAVEMGHAVAFLGTATGEVLKVHLSDHPEVYGRAPADVTGDKVNKNLLLDSGLRHLYITTEKKSEPPGKLFTQLPPKRSPRKHHVTQTVP